The Nostoc sp. 'Lobaria pulmonaria (5183) cyanobiont' genome window below encodes:
- a CDS encoding cytochrome c biogenesis protein: MTIDDSASKELKWWAIPGQFLRQELLPVLTNLRLAIALLLLIAIFSSTGTVIEQGQSPAFYQANYPEHPALFGFLTWKVIQVVGLDHVYRTWWFLALLILFGTSLTACSFTRQLPALKAAQRWKYYEEPRQFQKLALSTELDTGSLNYLSEILQKHRYKIFPNQEKENLLYARKGIVGRIGPIIVHIGIVAILLGGIWGAMTGFLAQEMVASGDTFQVTNIVDAGPLAAKIPKDWSVRVNRFWIDYTPSGGINQFYSDMSVLNNQGKEIDHKKIFVNEPLRYHGITFYQTDWGIAGVRVQFNNSPIFQLPMAQLNTNGNGRIWGTWVPTKPDLSEGVSLLAKDLQGMVLVYDVTGKLVDTVRAGMFTEVNGVKLKILDVIGSTGLQIKADPGIPIVYTGFGLLMLGVVMSYFSHSQIWALQKGDRLYVGGKTNRAQVAFEQEVLEILDRLSSQPKGEEKETAIEV; this comes from the coding sequence ATGACAATAGATGATTCGGCGTCCAAAGAATTAAAATGGTGGGCGATACCTGGGCAGTTCTTACGCCAAGAGCTTTTGCCTGTACTGACTAACTTACGACTAGCGATCGCACTACTGCTATTGATTGCCATCTTTAGCTCCACCGGTACTGTAATCGAGCAAGGTCAGTCACCCGCATTTTACCAAGCCAATTACCCAGAACATCCAGCTTTATTTGGTTTCTTAACTTGGAAGGTAATTCAAGTAGTTGGATTAGACCACGTATATCGTACCTGGTGGTTTCTAGCATTACTCATCTTATTTGGCACTAGCTTAACTGCTTGTTCATTTACCCGTCAGTTACCAGCCTTAAAAGCTGCCCAGCGCTGGAAATATTACGAAGAACCCCGACAATTTCAAAAGTTAGCTTTAAGTACAGAACTAGATACTGGTTCCCTGAATTACCTCAGCGAAATATTACAGAAACACCGCTATAAAATTTTTCCAAATCAAGAAAAAGAAAATCTCCTTTATGCCCGCAAAGGAATAGTTGGACGCATCGGCCCAATTATCGTTCATATTGGCATCGTCGCTATTTTGCTAGGGGGAATTTGGGGGGCGATGACTGGGTTTCTCGCTCAGGAAATGGTTGCTAGTGGCGATACATTTCAAGTGACAAATATTGTCGATGCTGGCCCTTTAGCCGCAAAAATCCCGAAAGATTGGTCTGTGCGCGTCAATCGTTTTTGGATTGATTACACTCCATCTGGCGGCATTAATCAATTTTATTCAGATATGTCTGTCTTGAATAATCAGGGAAAGGAAATTGACCACAAGAAGATTTTTGTCAACGAGCCTCTGCGCTATCATGGCATAACTTTCTATCAAACTGATTGGGGAATTGCAGGTGTTCGCGTCCAATTTAACAACAGCCCGATTTTTCAGTTACCGATGGCGCAATTGAACACTAACGGTAACGGGCGCATTTGGGGAACCTGGGTTCCGACTAAACCGGATTTGAGTGAGGGTGTCTCCCTGTTAGCGAAAGACTTGCAAGGAATGGTATTAGTTTATGATGTTACTGGCAAACTTGTTGATACAGTCCGTGCGGGGATGTTCACTGAAGTTAATGGCGTGAAGCTGAAAATTTTGGATGTCATTGGTAGTACTGGCTTACAAATTAAAGCCGATCCAGGCATACCAATTGTTTACACAGGGTTTGGCTTGCTAATGCTGGGTGTGGTAATGAGTTACTTTTCCCACTCGCAAATCTGGGCATTGCAAAAAGGCGATCGCTTGTATGTGGGTGGCAAAACTAATCGCGCTCAAGTTGCCTTTGAACAAGAAGTTTTAGAGATTTTAGATCGGCTGAGTTCACAGCCAAAAGGTGAGGAGAAAGAGACGGCGATTGAAGTTTAA
- a CDS encoding cytochrome c biogenesis protein CcdA has product MFDNLQTQIYQLEQFANSLVSNQLTHLSVVSIGIIFAAGLLTSLTPCMLSMLPITIGYIGGYEAKSRLQAAAQSTWFALGLATTLAGLGILAGFVGKVYGQVGIGLPIIVSIIAILMGLNLLEALPLQFPSLGETNWISPDLPAGLRSYLLGLTFGLVASPCSTPVLASLLGWIANTQDLILGAILLLSYTAGYVAPLILAGTFTASIKKLLELRRWSGWINPVSGALLVGFGVFSLISRIPLGSF; this is encoded by the coding sequence ATGTTTGATAACCTGCAAACCCAAATTTACCAACTAGAACAATTTGCCAACAGCCTCGTTTCTAACCAACTGACACACCTTAGCGTGGTGAGTATTGGTATCATCTTTGCAGCTGGTTTGCTCACCAGTCTCACACCCTGTATGCTTTCCATGCTGCCAATTACCATTGGTTACATCGGCGGTTATGAAGCCAAAAGCCGCCTTCAAGCAGCTGCCCAATCAACTTGGTTTGCTTTAGGTTTAGCAACTACACTAGCAGGGCTAGGAATATTAGCAGGTTTTGTCGGAAAAGTCTATGGTCAAGTGGGAATTGGTTTGCCGATTATTGTCAGCATTATCGCCATTCTCATGGGGCTGAACTTATTAGAAGCACTGCCTCTGCAATTTCCATCCTTGGGTGAAACCAATTGGATTTCGCCGGATTTGCCAGCAGGATTGCGTTCCTATTTGCTCGGACTAACTTTCGGCTTAGTCGCATCTCCTTGTAGCACACCTGTTTTAGCTAGCTTGCTGGGTTGGATTGCCAATACACAAGACTTAATTTTAGGTGCTATTTTGCTACTTTCTTACACAGCTGGTTATGTAGCACCATTGATTTTGGCAGGTACTTTTACAGCTTCAATTAAAAAATTACTGGAATTGCGTCGCTGGTCTGGTTGGATTAACCCAGTTAGTGGGGCGCTGTTGGTAGGATTCGGTGTATTTTCCTTAATTTCTCGGATTCCCCTCGGCAGTTTTTAA
- a CDS encoding HAMP domain-containing protein translates to MATEQLTRDSDNLDLNQLLRTLNAVKQGDFSARMPIDHTGVAGKIADTLNNIIDQNERMAAELQRIGNVVGKEGKIADRASLGDVRGSWSDCVTSVNTLITDLVQPTAETTRVIRSVANGDLSQTIATEIDGRPLQGEFLQTANIVNTMVDRLGSFASEVTRVAREVGTEGKLGVQAEVQGVAGTWKDLTDNVNLMAGNLTGQVRNIAEVATAIANGDLSKKITVNVKGEILELKNTVNTMVDQLNSFASEVTRVAREVGTEGKLGVQAEVKGVAGTWKDLTDNVNLMAGNLTAQVRNIAEVTTAVANGDLSKKITVDVKGEILELKNTVNIMVDQLNSFASEVTRVAREVGAEGKLGGQAEVRGVAGTWKDLTDSVNFMAGSLTAQVRNIAEVTTAVANGDLSKKITVDVKGEILELKNTINTMVDQLNSFASEVTRVAREVGTEGKLGVQAEVRGVAGTWKDLTDNVNLMAGNLTGQVRNIAEVATAIANGDLSKKITVDVRGEILELKNTINIMVDQLSSFASEVTRVAREVGSEGKLGVQADVRGVAGTWKDLTDSVNFMAGSLTAQVRNIAEVTTAVATGDLSKKITVDVRGEILELKNTINTMVDQLNSFASEVTRVAREVGSEGKLGVQAEVRGVAGTWKDLTDSVNFMAGSLTAQVRNIAEVTTAVANGDLSKKITVDVKGEILELKNTINTMVDQLSSFASEVTRVAREVGTEGKLGVQAEVRGVAGTWKDLTDNVNSMAGNLTDQVRNIAEVATAIANGDLSKKITVAVKGEILELKNTINIMVDQLNSFASEVTRVAREVGSEGKLGVQADVRGVAGTWKDLTDSVNFMAGSLTAQVRNIAAVTTAVANGDLSKKISVDVKGEILELKNTVNTMVDQLNSFASEVTRVAREVGTEGKLGVQAEVKGVAGTWKDLTDSVNFMAGSLTAQVRNIAEVTTAVANGDLSKKITVDVKGEIQELKNTINTMVDQLNSFASEVTRVAREVGTEGKLGVQAYVRGVAGTWKDLTDNVNSMAGNLTGQVRNIAEVTKAVANGDLSKKITVDARGEILDLKNTTNTMVDQLSSFASEVTRVAREVGTEGKLGGQAQVQGVAGTWKDLTDNVNSMAGNLTAQVRGIARVVTAVANGDLKRKLMLDAKGEIETLAETINEMIDTLATFANQVTTVAREVGIEGKLGGQARVPGAAGTWKDLTDNVNELAATLTTQLRSLAEVATAVTKGDLTRSIAVEALGEVAILKDNINQMIANLRETTQKNTEQDWLKTNLAKFTRMLQGQRDLETVSKLILSELAPLVGAQHGVFFLMEYGEHTPYLKLISSYAYRERRHLANRFHLGEGLVGQCALEKERILLTEVPSDYVRISSGLGEATPLNAVVLPVLFEGQVTAVIELASFRRFSEIHLTFFDQLTESIAIVLNTIAASMRTEELLKQSQSLAEELQTQQSELRETNKRLEQQAQSLKTSEDLLKGQQEELQQTNAELEEKAELLAMQKKEVERKNREIEQARVSLEDKAEQLALSSKYKSEFLANMSHELRTPLNSLLILAKLLTDNIDHNLTAKQVEYSQTIYSAGTDLLALINDILDLAKIESGTMSIDMTQMPLAELGEQIERTFRQIAQSKGLAFAIEFTPELPNSISTDVKRIQQVLKNLLSNAFKFTEQGEVRLRIAVAKLGWSNDHQTLNSAEIVIAFSVSDTGIGIAPEKQKVIFEAFQQADGSTSRRYGGTGLGLSISREIARLFGGEIKLISLPGEGSTFTFYLPQFSAELRALSPELTSKPLLTPHSLLSTDAINRVSTHSSLINDDRTTIERGDRVLLIVEDDVNFARILLDMAQQQGFKVIAAQTGSTGLMLAQQFLPSAILLDIRLPEMDGWTVLDRLKHDPNTRHIPVHIMTVEEGRQRGLQLGAIAYLQKPLTSETISEALTKIKGFVERQVKNLLVVEDDDTQRLSIVELIGNSDVLTTAVANGAAALEAIRSQHFDCLVLDLGLPDMTGFELIEQIKLLPNGKTLPIIVYTGREISKAQETELRRIAETIIIKDVRSPERLLDETALFLHRVQANLPEPKRQILEQLHSQDYLLTGKKALIVDDDMRNIFALTSMLERYQIEVIYAENGREGINLLENTPDIDVVLMDVMMPEMDGYETTRVIRQNDRFKSLPIIALTAKAMLGDREKCIEAGASDYITKPVDTEQLLSLLRVWLYR, encoded by the coding sequence ATGGCAACCGAACAGTTAACTAGAGACAGCGACAATCTCGATTTAAATCAGCTGTTAAGAACGCTGAATGCTGTTAAACAGGGTGACTTCTCTGCTCGGATGCCCATAGACCATACTGGTGTAGCAGGAAAAATAGCTGATACGCTCAATAATATTATCGATCAAAATGAGCGGATGGCGGCCGAACTACAACGGATTGGTAACGTTGTTGGCAAAGAAGGCAAAATTGCCGATCGCGCCTCTCTCGGAGATGTTCGGGGTTCTTGGTCAGATTGTGTTACTTCTGTCAATACTCTAATTACAGATTTAGTTCAACCAACAGCTGAAACTACGCGGGTGATTCGGTCAGTTGCCAATGGTGACTTATCCCAAACGATCGCTACAGAAATTGATGGCAGACCCCTGCAAGGTGAGTTTCTCCAAACTGCTAATATCGTCAACACGATGGTAGATCGGCTCGGTTCCTTTGCATCAGAAGTTACAAGGGTTGCCCGTGAAGTGGGAACCGAGGGTAAATTAGGTGTCCAAGCCGAAGTGCAAGGTGTGGCTGGCACTTGGAAAGATTTGACTGATAACGTTAACTTGATGGCGGGTAATCTTACCGGACAGGTGCGAAATATTGCCGAAGTTGCAACTGCGATCGCAAATGGTGACTTATCCAAAAAAATCACTGTTAATGTTAAAGGCGAAATTCTCGAACTTAAAAACACCGTCAACACGATGGTGGATCAACTGAATTCTTTTGCGAGTGAAGTAACGCGAGTTGCGCGTGAAGTGGGAACTGAAGGGAAGTTGGGCGTGCAAGCCGAAGTTAAAGGAGTCGCCGGAACTTGGAAGGATTTAACTGACAACGTTAACTTGATGGCAGGAAATTTGACTGCTCAAGTCCGTAATATTGCGGAAGTAACAACGGCAGTAGCGAATGGCGACCTTTCTAAGAAAATCACTGTGGATGTCAAAGGTGAAATTTTGGAGTTGAAAAACACCGTCAACATCATGGTGGATCAACTGAATTCTTTTGCATCGGAAGTCACAAGAGTTGCGCGTGAGGTGGGTGCAGAAGGAAAATTGGGCGGTCAAGCAGAAGTTCGCGGGGTAGCGGGGACGTGGAAAGACCTGACCGATAGTGTGAATTTCATGGCGGGAAGCTTGACGGCACAAGTGCGGAATATTGCGGAAGTGACAACGGCGGTGGCAAATGGCGACTTATCCAAGAAAATCACTGTGGATGTGAAAGGCGAAATTCTGGAGTTGAAGAATACCATCAACACAATGGTGGATCAGCTTAATTCCTTTGCATCGGAAGTAACAAGAGTTGCGCGTGAGGTCGGAACTGAAGGGAAGTTGGGCGTTCAAGCAGAAGTCCGGGGAGTAGCAGGTACTTGGAAAGATTTAACTGATAACGTTAATTTAATGGCGGGTAATCTCACCGGACAGGTGCGAAATATTGCCGAAGTTGCGACTGCGATCGCCAATGGCGATTTATCTAAGAAAATTACCGTCGATGTCAGAGGTGAAATTCTTGAACTCAAGAATACCATCAATATCATGGTGGATCAACTCAGTTCTTTTGCAAGTGAAGTGACGCGGGTTGCGCGTGAGGTGGGCAGTGAAGGTAAACTGGGCGTGCAAGCAGATGTGCGTGGTGTGGCTGGCACTTGGAAAGATTTAACCGACAGCGTGAACTTCATGGCGGGAAGTTTAACGGCACAGGTGCGAAACATTGCCGAAGTGACTACGGCGGTTGCAACAGGCGATTTATCTAAGAAAATCACTGTCGATGTCAGAGGTGAAATTTTAGAACTCAAAAATACCATCAACACAATGGTGGATCAACTCAATTCCTTTGCATCAGAAGTAACAAGGGTTGCGCGTGAGGTGGGAAGTGAAGGTAAATTGGGCGTACAAGCAGAAGTGCGCGGTGTGGCAGGCACTTGGAAAGACTTGACCGACAGCGTGAATTTCATGGCTGGAAGCTTGACGGCTCAGGTGCGAAATATTGCGGAAGTGACTACTGCTGTGGCAAATGGCGACCTATCTAAGAAAATCACCGTTGATGTCAAAGGCGAAATTTTGGAGTTGAAAAACACCATCAACACAATGGTGGATCAACTCAGTTCCTTTGCATCGGAAGTGACGCGGGTTGCACGGGAGGTAGGAACGGAAGGCAAATTGGGTGTGCAAGCAGAAGTTAGAGGAGTAGCAGGTACTTGGAAAGACTTGACCGACAACGTAAATTCAATGGCGGGGAACCTCACTGACCAAGTGCGAAACATTGCCGAAGTTGCAACTGCGATCGCCAATGGTGACTTATCTAAGAAAATTACTGTTGCTGTCAAAGGCGAAATTCTCGAACTCAAGAATACCATCAATATAATGGTGGATCAACTTAATTCCTTTGCAAGTGAAGTAACGCGGGTTGCCCGTGAGGTGGGAAGTGAGGGTAAATTAGGTGTACAAGCAGATGTGCGCGGTGTGGCTGGCACTTGGAAAGATTTAACTGACAGCGTAAACTTCATGGCGGGAAGTTTAACGGCACAGGTGCGAAACATTGCCGCCGTCACCACCGCCGTAGCTAATGGCGACTTATCTAAAAAAATCTCCGTTGATGTCAAAGGTGAAATTTTAGAGTTGAAAAACACCGTCAACACGATGGTGGATCAACTCAATTCCTTTGCATCGGAAGTTACAAGAGTTGCGCGTGAGGTGGGAACTGAAGGGAAACTGGGCGTACAAGCAGAAGTTAAAGGTGTAGCCGGCACTTGGAAAGATTTAACCGACAGCGTAAACTTCATGGCGGGAAGTTTGACGGCGCAAGTACGAAATATTGCCGAAGTTACCACCGCCGTAGCTAACGGCGACTTATCTAAAAAAATCACCGTCGATGTCAAAGGTGAAATTCAGGAACTTAAAAACACCATTAATACAATGGTGGATCAGCTGAATTCTTTTGCATCGGAAGTTACCAGGGTTGCCCGTGAGGTGGGAACGGAAGGTAAATTAGGCGTGCAAGCTTACGTCAGAGGAGTGGCTGGAACTTGGAAAGATTTGACCGACAACGTGAACTCGATGGCAGGGAACCTCACCGGACAAGTTCGCAACATCGCTGAAGTTACGAAAGCAGTAGCTAATGGCGACCTTTCCAAGAAAATTACCGTCGATGCCAGAGGCGAAATTTTAGACTTGAAGAACACCACCAACACGATGGTAGATCAACTTAGTTCCTTTGCCAGTGAAGTAACGCGGGTGGCGCGGGAAGTGGGAACTGAAGGGAAGTTGGGCGGACAAGCGCAAGTTCAAGGTGTCGCGGGGACTTGGAAAGATTTGACAGATAACGTGAACTCGATGGCGGGGAACCTAACGGCACAAGTGCGCGGTATCGCCAGAGTTGTAACGGCAGTTGCTAACGGTGACTTGAAACGGAAACTGATGTTAGATGCCAAGGGAGAAATTGAAACCTTGGCAGAGACAATCAACGAGATGATTGATACCCTCGCAACCTTTGCCAATCAAGTAACCACAGTGGCGCGGGAAGTGGGAATTGAAGGGAAATTAGGGGGACAAGCGAGAGTACCTGGGGCGGCTGGAACTTGGAAAGATTTGACAGATAACGTCAACGAACTCGCTGCTACACTGACAACTCAGTTGCGATCGCTCGCCGAAGTTGCTACAGCTGTAACTAAGGGTGATTTAACTCGTTCAATTGCCGTCGAGGCACTAGGGGAAGTTGCCATCCTCAAAGACAACATCAACCAGATGATTGCCAATCTGCGAGAGACAACACAGAAAAACACCGAACAAGACTGGTTGAAAACTAACTTAGCCAAGTTTACCCGAATGCTGCAAGGGCAGCGAGACTTGGAAACTGTATCTAAACTAATTCTCTCCGAACTAGCACCCTTGGTAGGAGCGCAACACGGCGTATTCTTCCTCATGGAGTATGGGGAACATACACCCTATTTGAAATTAATTAGTAGCTACGCTTACCGCGAACGCAGACATCTAGCTAACCGCTTCCACTTGGGTGAAGGTTTGGTGGGACAATGCGCTTTAGAAAAAGAGCGGATACTGCTGACGGAAGTGCCAAGTGATTATGTCAGAATTTCCTCTGGTTTAGGAGAAGCCACGCCTTTGAATGCTGTGGTATTACCTGTACTTTTTGAAGGACAGGTGACAGCCGTGATTGAATTAGCATCCTTCCGCCGCTTTAGCGAAATTCATCTGACATTCTTCGACCAGCTTACCGAAAGTATTGCGATCGTCCTCAACACGATCGCCGCATCGATGCGAACTGAAGAATTACTCAAGCAGTCGCAATCTTTGGCTGAAGAACTCCAAACTCAGCAAAGCGAACTCCGCGAAACCAACAAGCGCTTAGAACAACAAGCCCAATCACTCAAAACCTCTGAGGATTTACTCAAAGGACAGCAAGAGGAATTGCAACAAACCAACGCCGAATTGGAAGAAAAGGCAGAGTTGTTGGCAATGCAGAAGAAAGAAGTTGAGCGCAAAAATCGGGAAATTGAACAAGCAAGAGTCTCTTTAGAAGACAAGGCTGAACAACTCGCCCTCTCTTCAAAATACAAATCAGAATTTCTCGCCAACATGTCCCATGAACTGCGGACACCGCTAAACAGCTTGTTGATTTTGGCGAAATTATTGACAGATAATATCGATCACAACCTCACCGCCAAGCAAGTAGAATATAGCCAAACAATTTACTCAGCCGGTACTGATTTGTTAGCATTGATTAATGACATTCTGGATCTCGCTAAAATTGAATCTGGAACCATGTCCATTGACATGACCCAAATGCCATTGGCAGAGTTGGGCGAACAAATTGAGCGTACCTTCCGACAAATCGCTCAGAGCAAAGGACTTGCTTTCGCAATTGAATTTACTCCCGAATTGCCAAATAGCATCTCTACAGATGTCAAACGCATACAACAAGTGTTGAAAAATCTCCTCTCCAACGCTTTTAAATTTACAGAGCAAGGGGAGGTACGCTTACGGATTGCGGTGGCCAAGCTAGGGTGGAGCAACGACCATCAAACCTTAAATAGTGCCGAGATTGTGATTGCTTTCTCAGTCAGCGATACAGGCATTGGCATTGCCCCCGAAAAACAGAAAGTGATTTTTGAAGCATTCCAGCAAGCCGATGGCTCTACCAGTCGCAGATACGGCGGCACCGGATTGGGCTTATCAATTAGCCGCGAAATCGCCCGTCTCTTCGGCGGCGAAATTAAATTAATCAGTCTACCAGGTGAAGGTAGTACCTTTACGTTCTATCTACCACAATTCAGTGCTGAGTTACGAGCGCTGAGTCCTGAGTTGACATCAAAACCACTCCTCACTCCCCACTCCCTACTCAGTACAGACGCGATTAATCGCGTCTCTACCCACTCCTCACTCATAAATGACGATCGCACTACTATTGAAAGAGGCGATCGCGTGTTACTAATTGTCGAAGATGACGTTAATTTTGCGCGTATCCTGCTAGATATGGCGCAACAACAAGGATTTAAGGTGATAGCTGCCCAAACCGGTAGTACAGGTTTGATGTTAGCGCAGCAATTCCTACCTTCAGCCATTTTGCTAGATATCCGGCTGCCAGAAATGGATGGTTGGACGGTATTAGATCGTCTCAAACATGACCCAAATACCCGTCACATTCCCGTACATATCATGACCGTTGAAGAAGGGAGACAACGCGGTTTACAACTAGGTGCGATCGCATATCTGCAAAAGCCCTTAACCAGCGAAACAATATCCGAGGCGTTGACCAAAATTAAAGGTTTTGTTGAGCGCCAGGTGAAAAATTTATTGGTAGTCGAAGATGATGATACTCAACGGCTGAGTATTGTTGAGTTGATTGGTAACAGCGATGTTTTGACCACAGCAGTGGCTAACGGTGCAGCAGCTCTAGAAGCTATTCGCAGCCAGCATTTTGATTGCCTGGTTCTCGATTTAGGGCTACCCGACATGACCGGGTTTGAACTGATTGAGCAGATAAAGCTTCTACCTAACGGCAAAACTTTACCAATTATTGTCTACACAGGTAGAGAAATTAGTAAAGCTCAAGAAACAGAACTCAGACGAATTGCCGAGACAATCATTATTAAAGATGTGCGATCGCCCGAACGTCTCCTCGATGAAACAGCATTATTTTTACACCGAGTCCAAGCAAATTTACCTGAACCGAAGCGCCAAATACTCGAACAACTGCATTCACAAGACTACTTACTCACTGGCAAAAAAGCGCTAATTGTAGACGACGATATGCGGAATATCTTCGCCCTGACCAGTATGTTGGAGCGTTATCAAATAGAGGTTATATATGCTGAAAATGGCAGAGAGGGGATTAACCTGTTAGAAAATACACCAGATATTGATGTCGTTTTGATGGACGTAATGATGCCAGAAATGGATGGTTACGAAACAACACGCGTAATCCGTCAAAACGATCGATTTAAGTCTTTGCCGATTATTGCACTGACTGCTAAAGCCATGCTAGGCGATCGCGAGAAGTGTATTGAAGCCGGTGCATCAGACTACATTACTAAACCCGTAGATACTGAACAATTGCTGTCGCTGTTGCGTGTTTGGCTATATCGTTAA